One Tenebrio molitor chromosome 2, icTenMoli1.1, whole genome shotgun sequence genomic region harbors:
- the LOC138123503 gene encoding RNA transcription, translation and transport factor protein: MVKRLLSALEYPQCDSVNINDVTTFRKIVVWLEQNKIQKASPNVQNGLKNIASGDWPNNFVKYKEELGCPNLQTPQEQLQWLLGFAVQIETHNKSDLYVKHAVENLQSTNVPSVVAENPLDKLNFQSKEFAEGITNVAKLLNITPHPDPLITLKAVAKMVTTRLSPQAQANPSEVIIKGTPFPFQDADLGFDLNDPVLNQAAKVLRILYIQDLRDLQTRANELIVAVQNVTANPKTDTKLGKVGK; the protein is encoded by the exons atggTAAAAAGGTTGTTATCTGCCCTAGAATATCCGCAATGTGATTCAGTAAACATAAACG ACGTGACAacttttagaaaaattgtggTGTGGCTGgagcaaaataaaatacaaaaagctAGCCCTAATGTTCAAAACGGTCTTAAGAATATTGCTTCAGGTGACTGGCCTAACAATTTCGTGAAGTATAAGGAAGAACTAGGTTGTCCAAATTTACAAACTCCACAAGAACAGCTTCAGTGGTTATTAGGTTTTGCAGTGCAAATAGAGACTcataataaaa gTGATTTATATGTCAAACATGCAGTTGAAAATTTGCAATCAACTAATGTGCCAAGTGTTGTTGCTGAGAATCCTCTTGACAAGTTGAACT TCCAAAGTAAAGAATTTGCAGAAGGAATTACAAATGTAGCCAAGTTATTAAACATAACACCCCACCCAGATCCTTTGATCACTTTAAAAGCAGTTGCTAAAATGGTTACTACAAGATTGTCTCCACAAGCACAGGCTAATCCAAGTGAAGTAATTATTAAG gGTACACCATTCCCATTTCAAGATGCTGATTTAGGTTTTGATTTAAATGATCCAGTTTTAAATCAAGCTGCTAAGGTGTTGAGAATTTTATATATACAAGATTTACGTGATTTACAAACAAGAGCCAATGAGTTAATTGTGGCTGTACAAAATGTTACAGCTAATCCCAAAACTGATACAAAACTTGGCAAAGttggaaaatga